Proteins co-encoded in one Meiothermus sp. genomic window:
- a CDS encoding acyl-CoA dehydrogenase family protein encodes MAVLTTDQKMVLDMVRAVSREVLWAMAPEYDRTGQYPWPQLKQLAQLGLLGMTTPEAWGGAGLDSVTWALAMEEIAAADPSVAVILSVTSGLPQYMLNRFGSEAQKKKYLVPLARGEWIGAFSLTEPHAGSDPASLKLSAQKVPGGWELNGLKSWVTSGGQAQVYVVMARSEAGISSFIVEKDTPGLSFGSPEDKMGLHASHTCEVRFEGVFVREENLLGQEGRGLAQALAGLDSGRIGIAAQAVGMARAAFEIARQYADERTQFGQKIREFQGVGFKLAEMHTRIAAARALVLEAAAKKDRGEKYTLEASTAKLFASDVAVNVTREAVQVLGGYGYHREYRVERYYRDAKITEIYEGTSEIQKLVIARELYR; translated from the coding sequence ATGGCCGTTTTGACCACCGACCAGAAAATGGTGCTGGACATGGTGCGGGCAGTCTCCCGCGAGGTGCTGTGGGCGATGGCCCCCGAGTACGACCGCACGGGGCAGTACCCCTGGCCCCAGCTCAAACAGCTCGCCCAGCTCGGGCTCCTGGGCATGACCACCCCCGAGGCCTGGGGCGGGGCCGGGCTCGACTCGGTCACCTGGGCTTTAGCCATGGAGGAGATCGCCGCCGCCGACCCCAGCGTGGCGGTGATTCTTTCGGTCACCTCGGGCCTGCCCCAGTACATGCTGAACCGCTTTGGCAGCGAGGCGCAAAAAAAGAAGTACCTGGTGCCCCTGGCCCGCGGCGAGTGGATTGGGGCCTTCTCCCTCACCGAGCCCCACGCCGGCTCCGACCCGGCCTCCCTCAAGCTCTCGGCCCAGAAGGTGCCCGGCGGCTGGGAACTCAACGGACTTAAGAGCTGGGTCACCTCCGGCGGACAGGCCCAGGTGTATGTGGTGATGGCCCGCAGCGAGGCCGGCATCAGCAGCTTTATCGTGGAAAAAGACACCCCCGGCCTCAGCTTCGGCAGCCCCGAGGACAAGATGGGCCTGCATGCCTCGCACACCTGCGAGGTGCGCTTCGAGGGGGTTTTCGTGCGCGAAGAGAACCTTCTGGGCCAGGAGGGGCGCGGGCTGGCCCAGGCTTTGGCCGGACTGGACTCGGGGCGCATCGGCATTGCCGCCCAGGCCGTGGGGATGGCCCGCGCGGCCTTCGAGATTGCCCGGCAGTACGCCGACGAGCGCACCCAGTTCGGCCAGAAGATTCGGGAATTCCAGGGGGTGGGCTTCAAGCTGGCCGAGATGCACACCCGCATAGCCGCCGCCCGGGCGCTGGTGCTGGAAGCCGCCGCCAAAAAAGACCGGGGCGAAAAGTACACCCTCGAGGCCTCCACTGCCAAGCTCTTTGCCTCCGACGTGGCCGTGAACGTAACCCGCGAGGCCGTGCAGGTGCTGGGGGGCTATGGCTACCACCGCGAGTACCGGGTAGAACGCTACTACCGCGATGCCAAAATCACCGAGATTTACGAGGGCACCAGCGAGATACAGAAGCTGGTAATCGCTCGAGAGCTTTACCGCTAA
- a CDS encoding NAD(P)H-dependent oxidoreductase — protein MNVLIIYAHPNPGSFNAALRDLAVRTLSQAGHSILLSDLYTMRFNPVLSAQELQGDLKDIQPEIEKVRRADLLLFQFPDWWYGMPAIMKGWIDRVFAYGFAYDDEHSFENGLLRGKKAMLSLTVGAREDYFRQAPQRDLVRVLEPIHYGIFAYCGLEVLPPFIAYGPGEMSEAERKATLEAFREHLKRLPELEPLRFSST, from the coding sequence ATGAATGTCCTGATTATTTACGCCCACCCCAACCCCGGCTCCTTCAATGCCGCCCTGCGCGACCTGGCGGTGCGAACCCTGAGCCAGGCCGGGCACAGCATTCTGCTTTCCGATCTTTACACCATGCGCTTCAACCCGGTGCTGAGCGCCCAGGAGCTACAGGGCGACCTGAAGGACATTCAACCCGAAATCGAGAAGGTGCGGCGGGCCGACCTCTTGCTGTTTCAGTTTCCCGACTGGTGGTACGGAATGCCGGCCATCATGAAGGGCTGGATTGACCGGGTATTTGCCTACGGGTTTGCCTACGACGACGAGCACAGTTTCGAGAACGGCCTTTTGCGGGGCAAAAAAGCCATGCTCAGCCTGACCGTGGGGGCCCGCGAAGACTATTTTCGCCAGGCCCCCCAGCGCGACCTGGTGCGGGTGCTCGAGCCCATCCACTACGGCATTTTTGCCTACTGTGGCCTGGAGGTGCTGCCCCCCTTTATCGCCTACGGGCCGGGTGAGATGAGCGAGGCCGAGCGCAAAGCCACCCTCGAGGCCTTCCGCGAGCACCTGAAAAGGCTCCCCGAACTCGAGCCCCTGCGCTTCAGCTCGACTTAA
- a CDS encoding serine hydrolase has translation MHRRTVLKGLASALLTGPSAFAQATPSPSNPSHHKLAALYSAQHRGIALLVMVDGQILFEDYPGRGRPSRAHELASGTKSFSGVMAVAAVQDGLLSLEEPLAQTLTEWQGDPWRSQINLRQLLHLTSGIPGGNLARPPTYQAALETPAEAPPDTRFSYGPIPFQIFGELMRRKLKGDPLEYLTRRIFEPIGLEYAFWRRGPDGHPHLPSGAFLTARNWARFGELVRQGGRWQGQQVVDEALLQKCFEPSRVNPIYGLTWWLGRPISPAQRAAIGRVGQDMDALAGTPGLPDDLVIAAGAGDQRLYISRQLGLVVVRQAEGIVESLAGRQTGFSDAVFLRLLLTGQG, from the coding sequence ATGCACCGCCGCACCGTGCTCAAAGGCCTGGCTTCGGCCCTGCTAACCGGCCCCTCTGCCTTTGCACAGGCCACCCCCAGCCCCAGCAACCCCAGCCACCACAAACTGGCCGCCCTTTACTCGGCCCAGCACCGCGGCATCGCGCTGCTGGTGATGGTGGACGGCCAGATCCTGTTCGAGGATTATCCGGGCCGGGGCCGCCCCAGCCGCGCCCACGAACTGGCCAGCGGCACCAAGAGCTTTAGCGGCGTAATGGCCGTGGCCGCTGTGCAGGACGGCCTGCTTTCGCTGGAAGAACCCCTGGCCCAGACCCTGACCGAGTGGCAGGGCGACCCCTGGCGTTCACAAATCAACCTGCGCCAGCTCCTGCACCTCACCAGCGGCATTCCCGGCGGCAACCTGGCCCGCCCCCCCACCTACCAGGCCGCCCTCGAGACCCCCGCCGAGGCCCCGCCCGACACCCGCTTTTCCTACGGCCCCATCCCCTTTCAGATCTTTGGCGAGCTGATGCGCCGCAAGCTGAAGGGTGACCCCCTCGAGTACCTCACGCGCCGCATCTTCGAGCCGATTGGCCTGGAGTACGCCTTCTGGCGCCGGGGGCCCGACGGCCACCCCCACCTGCCCTCCGGGGCCTTTCTCACCGCCCGCAACTGGGCCCGGTTTGGCGAGCTGGTACGCCAGGGCGGGCGGTGGCAGGGCCAACAGGTGGTGGACGAGGCTTTGCTGCAAAAGTGTTTTGAGCCCTCGAGGGTCAACCCCATCTACGGCCTGACCTGGTGGCTGGGACGACCCATCAGCCCGGCCCAGCGCGCGGCCATTGGACGCGTAGGGCAGGACATGGACGCGCTGGCCGGCACCCCCGGCCTCCCCGACGACCTGGTCATCGCCGCCGGCGCGGGCGACCAGCGCCTCTATATCAGCCGCCAGCTCGGGCTGGTGGTGGTGCGGCAGGCCGAGGGCATTGTGGAAAGCCTGGCCGGACGCCAAACCGGTTTCTCCGATGCGGTTTTTTTGCGCCTGCTCTTGACCGGGCAGGGTTAG